In Lactuca sativa cultivar Salinas chromosome 5, Lsat_Salinas_v11, whole genome shotgun sequence, the DNA window TTCTCACACCTAATTTATACAACAAATATACGTAACATTAATAATTATATGTACTACAATACATTTGGATAAGAACTATTGAGTAATACAAGTTACAAAACATAAATACACAAGGATCAAACTTATAATATTTAAGTAATACCAGTTACATAAACAATATATCGAATTGGATCAAAACTTGAAGTTCTAAGTAATCTACCACAATAAACAAGAATAATTTTGCTACATGTtatcttctccttcattttgatacttgtcattttctagatttttttgaattatttaatatccacttgtcatttttatagtttttttttttttttcttttttattcaaaTCTCACCTATTAAATGCCAcctcatattaattaattttataaatatactCATTAATGTACATATTAATTTTCTATTTTTGAATTTCtctttctattaatatattaattaatatatatatatatatatatatatatatatatatatatatatatatatatatatatatatatatatatatatatatatattaatgtagatatTACATTCATTTgtgaatttatattaattaattttatgactATAGTTTAATTAAAACCAAATTACATAAATAGTCCATGCGGtttgccaaaaggtcacaaaCTCAATcgttacttatttttttttttatgaacatGGTCTTTGTGGTTACCAAAACTTTCTTTTAataacccgtgtaatacacgggtttcacacctagtacAAGTAATCAAACAGTAAGTAGAACGCAAATAGAAAATTGATAGGGCTTATTTCAAATTCTTATATTTACTCCAACAATTTGTATTTTCTTATCAATAACTctctttcaaattttaaattaccAATTACTATATCAGGTAGATTAACTGAGAACATAAGATAAATAAAGTGGATGAAATCATATATCCCTGGAAACTAAATTATGTATCGATGCATTGCATCTACCTAGTATGTTTAAATAAGTTTGTAACGAAAAGTAGAGAAGATGAGCTATTAtactaaaataaataattcaacCCTTAACACCACTCAAGTTTGAAGTCGGCGTAGTAAGGCCTGCTGCCGTTTTTAAAACGGGGGTGGGAATCTGTTAGGGTGTCCCATCTTTCATGAGGTCTTCTCATTTGAACATGTTTCAGGTAATTCGGCCAATGCGCGGCTATTTTTGTCTTCTTCTCCAAGACCTCCCCCAGCATCATCTTGCAAACGTCTGACTTTACAATTACTTGCTTGGGATGGCAAATCtcaaaaaatgcatgaaaaaatgGAGAGCTTTCCCACTGGCATTCATCCTTACACACTTCAAATGTCAGAGTTTCCACGTTCGTAGCAGGAGGAAACTGGAGCCTTGTTTTTAAATCATCAAGGATGTCCATGTTCAATGGCGGCTGACGGTAGTACCAGACGGGTGCTATATGAAGGTAGCACTTCCTCGATAACTCGAGTGCTTCCCTCATCTTAAGAAGAAAAGAAGCATCAAAAGATTTCCTGGGTTTCATCCGAAACGTGATTTCCTCAAGTGTAGTAGAGGTTGGAAACGAGAGACTAGGCATTGTGCTGCCATCGAGGTGAAGAAAAAGTAATTTTGGAGTGTTAAGGTTTATGCCGATATGATTGTCTGGCAACCATATCAAGGACAATCTCTTGATCGAAGCAAATGTAAAACGGCAGTTTTCCAACTTCCAAAATCCCATATTAAGGGTTAAACTCTCGAGAAAAGGAACGCCTGTTTTGATCATATCCACAGATGCATCATCTGTCACCAGACCCGGACCACCTATCCATAATTCTGTCACACTGCTTCCTAATGATATTGAATGCACACTGCTGAATGGAAGAATATGCATCCCTTTGATTCCCATAGGCTGTAGATCACATTTAAACATGCGAAGATTTGGGACATTATTGATCTCCACACTAGGACAGTGTCGTATATCATTTGTATATATTTCCAATTTGTCAAGACAAGGAAGGCTTTTAATCTTGATGGTTTTCAGATCCTGAGAACAAGATTTTAGCTTTATATTTTCAAGCAACCTACAAGACGACAATATATGGTCAAGTAGTTGTTGACTTATGCGCACACGAAACAAGTGCAGTTCTCGTAGGGAAACACATTTGATTATCGGAGATTGATGGCTACTTGTCATCCGAACTGCATGGTCCATCACATACGTAGCCCAAACTCTTATCTTTGTTATGTTTACACATGAGAGTATCTCATCTGGCAAATTCATGTAGACTTGGTCAAATTTGATTGTGAAGGAAAGCTCTTTGAGACAAGTTTTGGTTGCCACTGAACGGATCCACTGTTCAGCAAGAGAAGCATGTTCATTTCTCCCAAGCCGGATATTAAGCTCAAAGCTTTCGATTGGTATGTTGTCACGGAGATACTTTCTTAGGGTGTTGTCAATGTAGACCAACATcaactgttttctttcttcttctttgggAACATGAAATATGAGGTTAGGGATGGTAGACCAAGCATGTAGCCATGACTTGGACAACACGCTGCTCTGGGCTGCTGCATTAACTGGTAACCGTAATTGTATATTCTGCATCAACTCTGGAACATCTTCTAGTCTCATCCCTTCTTTCATCACCTGAATCATTCATATCAACCGTGATCATCTCTTGGATCACAGATTTTCAGTTAATAATAAAAGCACCAACATCTTATAACTACGTAATTAATACAATTATTGTGTTTACAATACTTTGCAATCACCAAAACAAAATGAACAATGCTGTGCAAACACCGATGGATTTTCAACTTCCGATCAAACCAAAATTTTAGTGAATGCTGACAAAAAAATTTGCATATCCATCCCTATCTTATAACAAAttaattaatatgtatatattcaACTAGAAACAAGACCCTACAATGTTTGGCTGGGCTAATATCCAAACCAAAACTCTTACCCAACGCTTTCTAAACACACCACACAAAAAAAGATACCAAAACCGTGTTCAGTGAGCAAATTAATAGCACATAAAGTTTCATAAAAATTCATGGGATCGGTAAAAGAAAACCTAAACGCACAAAATTTGATTGATTCTTTATTAAGAAAAAGCCCCAATCTTATAATTTCGTGTATAATTGTTGTAGTCTCTGCCTTCAGTTCTGGCAGTAAACAAGATGTGCAAAACAAATTGGAGAATTTATTTACCTATCGATAGAAATCAGCATGCAAAAGCTAGAGGAAGTTCATGGATGGCGAAAATCTCGttgatatttatcatataaaaaacattagttaaagaattaattataaaggatattaccataattaaatgtcataaatattaattataaataatattttttaaaattaatgtattttatatttatttaatcataCCTAAtaaatgatgattttttttttccaaatgtcaTCATCTAATTCAATATGTCACTTCAcatttttttaagatttttcaatttcatttaaatCCACTTGACAAATTGTGGTTTTTTGGGCTTTGTTATTAAatctaaaaatataataaaaaaataaggaaGCTTAAAAGTCTCCACAAATTCTCACTTAATTtgccaattaatatattaaacttaATTTAAATTCAAGTCAACATTCTTAATTGAAAAATATAATTTTCGGCCAATCCCTTTTTAATTCACGATAATTTGTAGAAACCTTCCAAAAATTGGTTCATTCACAGCTAATATTGatattttttcaaattaaattttgtaAATTATTAAACGACTAATGCttaacaaaatatattatttttttaaaaaaaaaacccgtTTATTACACAGATCTCACACCTAGTTATTATAATATTAGACATAAATAATGTCTATCACATTTAATTCTAATAATATTTCTTATAATTAATATTCCAGTTAATATTTTCTTATACGTGCTCTTAGGGTATATGTTAGAAAATCTCATTAAATTAATTGAGATGAGAGAACAATTAAATTAAATAGAACAGACAACAATCGCATATACCCTCGGAAACTAAATTATATATCGATACATTGCATCTAGGAAGTACATATGTAATGTTTGCATAAATCTTCTATCCTAATAAAAGAGCATCTAATTCCTATATAACAATAGCTAAACATCCTCCCATCTAATTTTCCTGCTGAAACCATCTATGTAAAATTCCTGCTTTGCACTTATGCAGTCAATCCCACTCAAAATGTTTTAGAACTCTGTATTCTTCAATTCTCATTGCAATCAATAGTATAAAATCAGCAAATCATATAATCTTCAACTGCTCATCCAGAGTATTCCCATTAGGAAGAGACCACTCAATATCTTTTGATCTAAACCAGAATCCTCACAAATTTCTCTGGATTTAGACTTTATGATATTGAATAGACCACCACCAAGCTACACCCCCTCCACATTTTCATATGGTTTATTTCTCTTTCTCATTCTTCTCTTTTTTCTTTGCATCCTTCTTCTTCAACATAAATGAGTATACAATTAATTATTTTAGTTTTGTGTGTTGTTGACGTTTTAAGGATTAcattatatagtaataacattGTTTTTGAATTTGTATTATTAGGATATAtacgacaacaacaacaaaaagagACTCGTGAATCCTATTGGAAAGTGATAAGAATAAATAAATGTCGACAATCGTTCTTTCAAAGAGTAAAACAAATGCATCTCAAGATGATCTTTAAAATGAAGGACCGATACCTTGCAAAAGAGACACAAACATGAAAAACAAATCTATGTTTTATTACTTATTCATGATTAAATCAAATTAAAaatctaagttatatatatatatatatatatatatatatatatatcaaggttgtaaaaatcgtttgactgtagctcgacggtcgactagtattaagggattaatcggacttggcggggattaatcggggatcataaattattaataaaatattaaaattaattaaatattaatatatcttaagaaaaataagtacttcaaaattaaaaaacaataaaagttgtaatttggaaatacgaaaatatgaacattttggtataatatttgaaattttgaaaatttgaaaattttggagtaaaaaaaagaaaattagtttttttgaattttttaaaattttttgacctttttttgatttttttcaatttttttgattTCTTTTGACTTTTTTGACCGATTAATTCCGCAAAacccgattaatcctaaatttccAATTAATACCTTAATCTTCGACGGTTGGAGAACGTCAAGCGATTAATCTACGATTAATCCCGATTTTtgcaaccatgatatatatatatatatatatatatatatatatatatatatatatttatatatatatatatatatatatatatatatatatatatatatatatatatatatatatatatatatatatatcagctaggttcaaatgtggataatATCTATTATATGTACGTGTGTGGACAATGTTATTTTGTGAGATTAACTAAAAGAAAAGATTGTTTGATAATGTAAATACGCTCAACCTCACATTGCTGTTGTTATTATCATTCTTTCTCACTAATTCATATTCATGTTTGTTCGAGTGGATCTTTATTCAGTCATTGTTATTTTTACAGAAAACgattatcaaaatcatattctgAGAATATTATAGTACAATGAGACTCATAAAAAAAGTTTATACTACCCTtatagattatttaattagtaagaaTGCATGATAATGACAGTAATTATGTTAatttgaacgtattcacattatcaaATAATCTCTTCTCTTAATCATTctcacaaaaataaaattttccacACACGTCCACAAAATAGATATCCGCACAATACATTTTTTATTGACATGATTGCATATGGTCATCATGTTGGTGTGATTATCATCTACTCTATAATAATTGGTTTAAGACATAATCACATTAACATGATGGTCTACAATCACATCAATGTATTGATAACCTTAGTTACTTAATTAAGTAGTAAAGTCATTTTCTTGTGATTATCTATTATAATATGATGAAATCAATAGCTGATCTTTGTAATTTCAAAAATAaagattattttttattaaaataagctACAAATGATTACAGAAATATGTAATGCAAACATGCgtgcttttttttttgtttttttttccgttaattatattatattatttgaaTTAAACAACAAGTTTAATTGTCATGGTATAATGAGTGAGATGGCAAAGGTACAATGAgtgatatattattttatattgatATTAATTAAAGAAGACAGGATgagtaaaagaaaaatgaaattgtACATGGCTCTATATCTGTCAATTGGAAATAGAAAAAAGACAGCTGAATTTGAAATGTGTTCCCTTGGGCATGTTTGTCTCTCCTGCACCCttttttatttgtaatttgactttccgatacttttaaaataattttctttttcaCTTTTCCTTGTATTTGTTGAACAATTAACTTAATATAAATATTTgactttgtttaattaatatctgtCAGTGTCAATATAAATATTTGTTTTTAGTTTCAAATTTGTGGAGCAAACACCGTATGATTAACATTTAACTATTTAGTTATTATGCTTATAAGTATAAGTATTGGACTCAAGAATAATTCATAGATttaataaaaaagtaaaaatatgaTGATGTACATACAACATTAAGTTTTGATTAGATGTTTAAGAAGATAACAATCGACAGCTCTAATTATAGAAGTGTTATAAACTTGAAAAAAACCCTTAATCGCATACATACACTCACCATATATAATATAAAACAAACTGTGAAGTCTCTCAACTAATCATAATAATGTTATACATGGCCTGATGTGTcttttataataaatttaaaCTGATAAGGTTTATCAAAACTGGATTGTTATAATCTTGAGCAAGCTTACATAGCCGCTGTAATAATATAGCAAATATAAGACTGGATTGTCGAACTCAaggaattttttttattcaattaaggttactaaatattaattaaactaaaacATTAACTAAATGGGAAGGTTGTTAACTAAAAACGACAACCAAAACTAATAAAACAAGGAATAGAGAAACTTATTTGGAAACAAATAATGAAAAGGTAATCCCATTTAAATTTGACTTGCCTTATTGTTTTTGATTGATTTTATGAAGTACAATAATTATTTGTTACCATTCACCGATTTCTATTGTGAATTGTGATTAAGTGGCCGGCTCAACCTTGTAAAATTTTAAGCTAACGCTTAGAGCCTCCAACTCTAAAAGGCCCCATATTGTGATTAAGAATGTAAACACCCGTTTCTCAGGTACATTTCTTTATGTttgttaaagtttatatttttggGAATAAACGTTCTACGTGGAGCGTAGATGGTGATTACGGAAGGCGTAATTCATTAAACCCATGTGGGGGTTTTATGCCCTATGGAAGGCTTAACTGTTGTTACGCCTGTTCATCAAATAGTCATTAGAATACAAAACAATCATAGAATGAGGAACGCTGGTGGATGTTGTGTGATCATGTCAGGCCCTTTCCtttcgaactagaagtacctgaaaccattaAACCataagacaaaactttttgagttccctaaaataccacatatcatacaaatagTGAGCGCAACCCCGAGGTATGTTTCAacccaatacatatcaatggacCCCGCCCTGGTGTATATTTAAATCCAATACATATCAGAGGGCCCCTCtctagggtatatttcaacccaatacATATCATTGAGCCTTAcccctggggtatatttcaacccaaacatacatgcaaaagtcacaaagaGAACTAGAACTCTACacaacataatctagtgggccgacattggtaacttcgacccatgagtatagTGAGACGACTCACATTGATCTGAAGTCAAACAAATGAATCACACACCCAAGCTGCCTAGACTAGAACTCCCCCGCACTAAACTGATGGGTTTGagtcataagaactttcctatgtgcacatacaaaccctaatgcttggatctaggtttctctaattgaacatgcaatgtatccaagacttctattgatagatctagtgtaaacattcaaatcataacatatgaaatcatatcaaaaggaataccttgagttgcttgcttgaatcttcttgtccttggagcttagagtcacaattgtcactcctctaatggcttacaaacaccaactagcaagaggatgataagtgagagagaaagaagggtgagaaatcggctagggtttcttcaaatgcaagagtgtcgatttcctcaaccctatgggtgtatttatactagtgagcttcctagggtttcacccttaaaaccctaattggataacttaggccctaatcaATCGAATATccttaatgataagccttggaagaTTTCTAGgttcttccaaaccctaaaatcgtccaccccttatccataagggatcacaactcaaaatacaactatcatacaattgatagtttatgcctctttattcaattaatctctttatgtcaccaaattaattcctaattaatttatgacttatattaatcaaataacaatattattattccttatattatactcataatatataaataatatttcttctctcattataaatcatcctgtcaagttgctatggtgaaggcaacccaaaaggaccatgcacaaccgggtcaaatacttgccaaatatagttgcagccttagacactattccaacataaacaccatatcataaaaccctaattagaattAGTTAACAACCCCAATCAAAAGCCTTGGTTCCAGATTGACTTACTTGGGTTAAAGACCATTTTAACCTTCTATTTCCATGATCTTCTCAGCTTGACCTAAAATCCATTTAACCATAAAGTCCATATATAGGTGCTACACCATGCGTACTCTTGCTCTACACACCGTGTAGAGCCTTCCGAAGGAAAAATAGGGTAAAACTAGGCTACGCGCTGCGTAGTCAGGATTATGCCTTGCAAAATCATGTTGCTTGCCAATTTCATATTAAGACCCTAATACCTTAAGACCAAACGTCCAAATCTCAAATTTGGACCTAAAGGACGTATTAAATGATAAAGCCACAAGCGTTATTCCTTTCCGTGGCCTAAAAGGCAGCAAAACCAAACCCTAAGTCCAAAAACAACTTAAAAGCTCAACGGTTCATGCCTGGATGGATGGGAGTGCCCAAGCTCTCCTTTTCATGGCCTAACAACCTCAGAAACATCCGAAAATGGCAACACTAAGGTCTGGAGTAGCTTatactcacaagaaccaaaaTCATGGGACAATAAGCATTAAAACTTAGAAGCCAACAATATGTAATCAATTAATCTTCAAGGCAAAggctttataccttctagagtTGGCAAATGGAACAAagactctggatctacaagcttgagcTTCACCAAGCTTCAATGATgggcttctccttcttcaaaagtaCCACAAAATACACAAGAGTCTCAAAATTAGCtcaagaggattagggttttgagttgGGTGTCAAAGAGGGTGGAGGTtgaatattgtcacacccccgaaccagacggcggaaacgtccgggggctgtcgtgacttaattgaataccataacattgaatatatatgaaacgtaacaacattcgtcaccattcatcaacatagtacaaccagtagtgtttacatatcatacattgtttaaacattacattccccaaaaattaatttgttcaattcgtacaaaaataaactgcaaccgtcactgaatatggtttcccttgattcactggttccctgagaatacaagtattttgaaaaacgtcaacatataaaatgttggtgagttcataagttgtagtTGAAAACAAtgcttcgtatcgtttgaaaaccaccagaaaatccgatattttctgaaaatagtatagtcaaaaaggtgtgaagattcATAAGTATGcatgtttgttttctatacttgtaaaatattgtttattgaaATCGTATGTGTTCCGAATTTGTATGTactgaaaaccctaggaaaacccgatgtcttcctaattctttgaattccatgaaaattacttgtgaccattgcaacgcatgaagttgttattccagacgacattggatcattgatgagcatgactatccgccacagacacgcgttacacaaacgactagtctatagcaataccaacgagcccgaaggcgtcgtccgtactagtcacgctatccaaccgtcctgttgtcccacatccgaagagaaggaggacacgaaggcctcgacgactccattagtCGGTTAGGgataaaaggtacgaggggtcccagacccgcctcgcaaaaaggcagactttactagcgacactaaaggacccttggggaccagtagtctacagccattgaaagtccggttacgttgtGTCGGGATGGTAAAACCCAGCAcctcgtaagatgaagtctttgggccttaagatcaggtcgtcgggctagctaggctcaacgaacaagattttacacttgtggggcccaaagatagtgcgtagacgtctgtgcacatgtataatgtattccgaatcgttatttgtatgaatcatagtattgtagtatcatagtatcgttgtatttgtggtttcggattttcattggttcgagaccgaaccaattcgtttgacaacgacttttggtattgtagtgtattgtattttgtcgatagtagtagtaccattatttgatcatattgcatgtatagaattagtcttggaaattttctgttttcagcccctcctcttttgtaaaatttaccttttcaaccctttatttaaaatattttccggtttggtatttaaatcaattttattgacattttaacaccaaaaattattgaaataatcaTTTTCCAGCACATTttccatagaaaacagcttaagaccctgaaaatgcagttttcttggttttaatcccttcttttcgcaaatttgacaattttggcccaaatagaaaaatttttgcaactttggtcctttttaaatttaaaaagcattttaaacctttgaaaaggaattggaacacttatagtccactgttttactgaaagttacagttttggccctccaaaacagaaaaattcgcataatgggccttattgggccgaaattttcatttttagcccatcaagcttgaaattcatgtttttagtcctctaattaagtgtaattccagaaatagttttatggaaactgttttggcacacttcatccatcagaatctgtgaaatgtcaatttgggcccttatttttgtatttttcacattttaggcccaaaatttgtgtttttaacccaaagaaaattattactaaaccacttagccatttttcttgaaacactttgtgtttagaaatatatttgaagctaaaatcatttaacacaagatatttctcggttttgatgggttttaaggctagatccaacattaaaacacataaaagcatacatataagcatggaaatcatacaaggcatacaaacacatatagatctacactttcacttgtattcccccccacaaaactcataaaaacagaaaatagggggtatgaagctcaccttggggtgttgattcggtttttgaagaaagattggaagaaatgaagtgatttttggcctttgcactccttgatgaacttttcgagattatgggggtttctagagtgcaagatcatgatttttgcatggattcggaagagatgtttgataaataaggaatacaagtcatagatcaaagcaaaaccttaccttagatgttgATTTTTTGTGGAAGAatcttcttgaatgcttcctagaactcgagatttttgagtggagagggagagttgttcttgagtgatctagagagtgtttgagagatttttggggtgtgtaggtgtgtatggccgagagtgagagagaggaagagaaagaagtgatttttgaagtgatgcttgcatggaggcatgagatgttgcatggatatcctatgggtaatAATGATGTGGCACACTTAAGTCAACTATCTTCaaatcctcttgggcttgggtattgggccgaaaacatggaggaaaaaaagaaatttgggccttttgctcctaagcccaatatttgagttagccttgggtatgtttttagtctaagagaatgtagtaggatttttatatttttattggactagtttaggttattcatgtatcaaggcttttaattcatttaattctaggcccaatatggcccaaaatgttaaattaaataagtgtgggtccaattagagcccaattagggttttaagcctatgatagtctaattggaagcttattggtccatttggatccaataaggaagttctagtccaaattagacttaacaagaacttctaaggttttccaattgtttgatgactacttgtagtactaGCACGTtgtgtttgattgaagtttttgattcacattaacttgaatatatatgttacatggctcaaaatttacagttgtgacaaatATAAGAAGACCCTCAAGGGTTAgagtccttaaatagggctcaaaaccccgAAAATTCGGGTTTGCACCATGCGTAACAACAATTACGCCCTATGTTAGGCATAAAGCCCCcgcatggatttaatgaattaCGCCTTGTGTGATCACCATTTATGCTCCACATAGAACCTTTATTCccaaaaatataaactttaaaaaccataaataaatATACCTGAGGAACAAGTGTTACAACTCCGAATGATCGCACCTTGTTGCGAAAACTCTGATCCTTGTTGATTAACCCACCACCTTGTTGcgcaaggtcttcgtcttcctaTCAAGGATCGTgattggtctctcaacatagtccAAGCCCTCATCGACCAGAATACCATCCAAAAGAACCACTACAGACTCATCTGCTAGGAACTTtcgcaactgagagacgtggaaggAGTTGTGGATCAGGGTGAGCTCACTAGGCAGGTCCAATCGATATGTAACCTTGCCCACCTTGGCAATAATCCTGATAGGACCTATATATCGGGGCCCAACGTGCCCTACTTCTAGAATCATATGAgacatttccaaggtgacaccttcaaaagCACATAATCATCCACCTAGAACTCAAAGTCCGAACATTGCtggtcagcgtaactcttctgacgactctacgCAGTCTACAGTCGGCctcgcacctgctgaatcaactcggtggtcttgagtactacctaaATACTCCCCATAACTCGATGTCCG includes these proteins:
- the LOC111890030 gene encoding FBD-associated F-box protein At5g56370 is translated as MIQVMKEGMRLEDVPELMQNIQLRLPVNAAAQSSVLSKSWLHAWSTIPNLIFHVPKEEERKQLMLVYIDNTLRKYLRDNIPIESFELNIRLGRNEHASLAEQWIRSVATKTCLKELSFTIKFDQVYMNLPDEILSCVNITKIRVWATYVMDHAVRMTSSHQSPIIKCVSLRELHLFRVRISQQLLDHILSSCRLLENIKLKSCSQDLKTIKIKSLPCLDKLEIYTNDIRHCPSVEINNVPNLRMFKCDLQPMGIKGMHILPFSSVHSISLGSSVTELWIGGPGLVTDDASVDMIKTGVPFLESLTLNMGFWKLENCRFTFASIKRLSLIWLPDNHIGINLNTPKLLFLHLDGSTMPSLSFPTSTTLEEITFRMKPRKSFDASFLLKMREALELSRKCYLHIAPVWYYRQPPLNMDILDDLKTRLQFPPATNVETLTFEVCKDECQWESSPFFHAFFEICHPKQVIVKSDVCKMMLGEVLEKKTKIAAHWPNYLKHVQMRRPHERWDTLTDSHPRFKNGSRPYYADFKLEWC